The genomic region atatacaacacaatgcaatacaatacaatacagtatacaaatgtactacttaatacaaatatacaacacaatacaatacagtatacaaacaaacagtgcaatggactaaggagtttaagagtatgtacaggcggaatggctatatacagtggctgtggaatgttgcacagcagtagtgcaagaagaagtggagagtgcgagaagggcagggatttaaagtatataaatataaatatatatatgtatatatatgctacagtggtgttatttgttcagtagtgagacgcgagggggaagaaactgtttttgagtctggaggttttggctaacagtgatctgtagcgtctaccagaggggaggagtttgaatagtttgtgtccggggtgtgaggggtctgcagtgatttttcctgcccgtttcctgactctggaggtgtacaggtCTTGGATGGTGGGCAGGTTGGCACCGATGATCTTTACTGCAGACCTGACTGTCCGTTGGAGTCTGTTCTTGTccagtttggtggccgatcccaACCAGACAGTGATTGAGGTGCACAGAACAGACTCTATGACTGCGGTGTAGAACAAGGTCAGCagatcctgaggcaggttgtacttcctaagctggcgcaggaagtacagcctctgctgggccttcttgatgatggtgttgatgttgggttCCCACTTCAGATTccgggagattgtggatcccagaaacctgaaggattcCACAGCCAACAACGTAGTGTTGTGTATGATCTTAAACACTTTAAGAAAGGTACTTTAAATAAGGAAATGTAGTTCAGCTACTTTTCACTATCTGatggaaacacaaacatgtgtttAAATGTCATTCTGTGTCTCAGTTTTACCTTCAGATGTACGAAAAGTGATCGTTGGTGAAGAAGAAGTTCTCCCTGAACAGCAGAACTGGAGGTCCGGTCTgtaccaggaggacccagagcccccacacattaaaggggaccaggaggacccagagcccccacacattaaagaggaacaggaggaactctggaccagtcaggagggagagcagcttcaaggtctggaggaggctggtatcaagttctcattcactactgtgaagagtgaagatgatgaagaggaagctcagtcctctcatcttcatcaaagacaaactgaacacatggaaacagaagctgatggagaggactgtggaggaccagaaccagacaggaacccAGATAGACATctagaaccagacaggaacccAGATAGACATctagaaccagacaggaacccAGACCCAGGGGACTCTTCAGAGACTGAAGTCAGTGATGGAGACTGGGAGGAGACCAGAGATCCTCCGTCAGGTTTAAAGAGTGAAAGAGTTGCCCTATCTTCGGTTGAGCGATCGTTCAGCTGCTCTGTATGTGGACAAAGATTCGGCCGGATGCCTCATCTGAATGCACACATGAGGATTCACacgggagagaaaccattcGGCTGCTCTATTTGCGGTAAGAGATTCTCTCAAAAGGGAAACTCGATCAGTCACATGAGACTTCACACGGgggagaaacctttcagctgctccgTGTGTAAAAAGCTCTTCAGATATAGTGGAGACGTCAGCAGACACATGAGGATCCACGCCGGGAAGAAAACCTTCCGCTGCAGCATTTGGGACACAGAACCGGAACCAGCAGGGAACTCAGATCCACAAAGTCTCTCACAACCAGACCCTGATGATAATCCTGCAGAACCCGAGACTGAGGCCACCGACGACAGTTGGCAGGAGACCCGAGAAGCCGCTTCAAACGCTGATGTCGCTGGAAGCAACGCGGACAAAGAGTCATTCGGTTGCTCAGATTGTGGGAGAGCGTTCTGCCGAAGGGACCACCTGATGAGCCATATGAGAATCCACACAGGGGAGAAACCGTTCAGCTGCTCAGTTTGTCAGAAACGTTTCAGCTGCAGCGGGAACATTTTGGCACATATGAGAATTCACACAGGGGAGAAACCGTTTGAGTGCTCATTCTGCAACAAAAGCTTCAGCCAGAAAGGAACTCTGCAGCTCCACATGAGAATTCACACGGGAGAGAAACCGTTCGGTTGTCCGTTTTGCAACAAGAGATTCGCCCACAAGAGACGCATGATGCTGCACACGTCGGTCCACACGGAGGAGAAGCGCTTCAGCTGCAGCACTTGTGACAAAAGGTTCACTTGGTACACgcagctgaaaacacacaagtgtgtCACCGAGTCGCCTCAGCGCCGCCAAAGTGAGAAGAAGGTGCCGACCACAGAGTTGTTCCGCTGCACCGAGTGCGACAAGACGTTCAGCCTGAAGGGCAACCTGAAGACGCACCTGAGAATCCACACGGGAGAGAAACCGTTCCGCTGCTCTGTCTGCTGCAAAAGTTTCAAACAGAATGTTCATCTCACGGAGCACATGACGATTCACACGGGGGAGAAACTGTATAACTGTCGCGTTTGTGGGAAAGGATTCAACAAGAAGTCCCTTATTAAAAACCACCCGTGTGTTTGATtctcacgttgtcatgacgttGTCCTGATTCTCATTCATTCTCATTCACTGAGTTGAGTCTCTCCGTCTCCTGTCAAGTTGATTAAGCTAAAATAAAGTTTTGAACCTTATAAGCAACTGAATTCATCGAGAAATATAAGTTGtgaaatattttactttgaaaagctttattattttccattctctaaatagaaaatagtttgttAATATTAAATCAACAGTTTCACTTTCATCTCTGCTTTCTGTAAATCAATTTGTATTTACATtagaataaacacaacattgatatTGTGGCTGTggttcaataataataatgatgtattTATCGACTGATCAGTTTGTAATCATGGAGCCGGATGATGAGTCGTGGTCTTACATACATTAAGGATCCAGATACCACGTCCAACGGGAT from Cyclopterus lumpus isolate fCycLum1 chromosome 11, fCycLum1.pri, whole genome shotgun sequence harbors:
- the LOC117739337 gene encoding gastrula zinc finger protein XlCGF8.2DB-like; protein product: MPHLNAHMRIHTGEKPFGCSICGKRFSQKGNSISHMRLHTGEKPFSCSVCKKLFRYSGDVSRHMRIHAGKKTFRCSIWDTEPEPAGNSDPQSLSQPDPDDNPAEPETEATDDSWQETREAASNADVAGSNADKESFGCSDCGRAFCRRDHLMSHMRIHTGEKPFSCSVCQKRFSCSGNILAHMRIHTGEKPFECSFCNKSFSQKGTLQLHMRIHTGEKPFGCPFCNKRFAHKRRMMLHTSVHTEEKRFSCSTCDKRFTWYTQLKTHKCVTESPQRRQSEKKVPTTELFRCTECDKTFSLKGNLKTHLRIHTGEKPFRCSVCCKSFKQNVHLTEHMTIHTGEKLYNCRVCGKGFNKKSLIKNHPCV